The genomic stretch CGTCCGCCTCGTGCCCGGAACCGACCCGGCCGGGCTGGCAGGCAGTCTTGAGTCCATCAGGACGACGTACTTCCAGGACGCGGAGGGTAGCGACATCACGGTCTACCTCAACCCGATCACAACCATCCGAGCGGAGTGGGCAGGGAACGGAACGCTGCTCGTCCTCCTCGCTGTCATCGCTGGGATCACCCTGCTGGTGGCCGTCATCAACTTTACGAACCTTGCCACGGCGCAAGCGCTGCGCCGGTCGAAAGAGGTCGGCGTGCGAAAGGCCATCGGGGCGGGACGGCGGCAACTCGCAGCCCAGTTTCTCGGCGAAGCGCTGCTCACGGTCAGCTTCGCGCTCGTGCTCGCGCTCGTGCTGGTACTGACGTTGGTGCCCACGTTCAACACGGTGTTCGAGACCGCCATTCATTTCAATGCGCTGCGCCACGGCCCGGGGCTGGTCGCGCTCGGAGGCGTGCTCGCAGTGATGGCTGGGGCCTATCCCGCTCTCGTGCTCTCGGGGCTGCGTCCCATCGAGACGCTCAAAGGGCGTGGCCCACGACGCATGTCCGGGGCTGGCGTGCAGCGCGGGCTCGTCGTCGTGCAGTTTGCGCTCGCCGTAGTCCTTATCGCGGGAACGACGACGGTGTGGCAGCAGGTGCAGCACCTCCGCAGCCAAGACGCGCGTTTCGACACCGCGAGCGTGCTCCGCGTCCCCGTGCTGACCGAGCCACTGCCTGAGGACGGCGCGGACGCTGCGCTCACCGCAGCCCGTGACCGGCTCCTGGCCGACTCGCGCATCGAGAGCGTCGCGTTCTCGACGGTTGTCCCGAGCCGCTACTATGTCAACTTCAACAGCTTCGGTCGCGAAGGTGCCTCGTTCGAAGAGCTCGTCCGCACGCGCCAGGCGACGATCGGGCTTGACTACGTCGAGGCCGTCGGGCTGTCGTTGCTCTCCGGCCGTGGCTTCCGCCCAAGCGATGCACTCACGCGGGAGGAGACCGGGACGCGCGCGGTTCCTGTCCTCCTCAACGAGACGGCCGCGGCGGCATACGGAGGCGTGCAGCCTGGCGACCGCATCCAGAACAGCGGTGGGCAGGCGCACGAAGTCGTCGGCATCGTGGCCGACTTCCAGTACCGGACGGCCGCCGAGGGCATCGAGCCACTGCTTCACTATTTCGGTGACCCGGAGCCGTCGGGCTACAGCTCGATGGTGGTGCGGACGCAGCCCGGCGAAGCGGAGGCTGGCATGGCGTTGCTGCGCGCCGTGTGGGCCGACCTCTACCCGTCGCTGGAGTTCGAAGGTGTGTTCATCGACGAGGCGTTCAACGAGTTCTACGAGGCGCAAGAACGTGTCGGACTCATCGTGACGCTCTTCGCGGGCATCGCGCTTGCGTTGGCGTGCCTGGGGTTGCTCGCGCTCGCGGCGTATGCGGCTCAGCGGCGGACGAAGGAGGTCGGGGTGCGCAAGGTGCTTGGCGCCTCGGTGACCGCGCTCGTGCGATTGCTCGTGTGGGACTTCGCGCGGCTGGTCGTCGTCGGGGCTGTCGTCGCCATTCCCATTGCCTACGCCGGGCTCGACCGCTGGCTCGACGATTTCGCCACGCGCATCGACCTGGGCCCCGTGCTGTTCCTGCTCGCGGGTGGGACCGTGCTCATGGCTGCGTTGCTCACCATCGGCGGCCTCGCCTATAGGGCCGCCACCGCCGACCCCGCCCGGACATTGCGCTACGAATAGTTCTCCATCACAGAGTCGCAGGTCGCAGGCCCTACATCGCAGGTCGGGCCCCTTTGACCTGCGACCTTTGACCCCTAACCTGCGACCCCCCAAGCCCATGGCCCAAGTCTGCATTCCCATCCCGCCCCTCCAAGAGGGCGACACGCTCGACGTGGAAGTCATCGTCAACGGCGAGCGACGACTGATGCAATACCGCGTCGAGGCGGTCGACATCGACCCGAGTGTCAACCGTGCTGAAGCGCTCCGGCTCTTCATTGATGCCTACGAGCCTGGATGGCGGCTCATCAACATTGGCATGCCGTCGGGCATGGCCGACCGCAAGACCCGCATCCCCGTGATGTTCCGCCAGCAAGAGGCGCCCGCTGACGACTACGCGCCCGAAGCAATCGAGCCTGCATCCTAGTCACCCGGTCTAGGTCCGTCGTGACGGGTTGGCTCCGAGCCCCAGCCTCGACCGATCACCATGGATCCAGGGCCACGGACCAGACCCCACCATGTTCAAAAACTACCTCCTCGTCGCGTGGCGTTCGCTGCGGCGGCAACGCAGCTACGCGTTCATCAACATCGTCGGACTGGCGCTCGGGCTGACATGCTGCGTGCTTATCGCAGCCTACGTCTGGGACGAGTTGCGCTACGACCGCTTCCACGAGAACGCCGACCGCATCCAGCGCCTCCGCGTGGAACGCTTCGCTGGCGACGGCTCAGAGGAACTGACCGTAGGATCGTCGCCGCCGATGGCCCCCGCTGCCATTGAGACGTTTCCCGAGATCGAGGCGGCCGTCCGGATTGCCGAGCGCACCTACTTCGTGGCGAGTGGCCAAACACGGCTCAACGAAGACGACTTTCTTTGGGCCGACGCGTCGTTTTTCGAGATGTTTGACGGGTTCGCGCTCGTGCACGGTGATCCAGCCAGGGTGCTGGCGGAGCCCTACAGCGTAGTCCTCACCGCAACGAGTGCGCGGCGCTACTTCGGTCAGGACGCCCCTCTGAGTTCGCTGCTGGGCGAAACGCTAGAGGTCGACGAGTTCGAACTCACGGTGCGTGGCATCGCCGCAGACCCGCCCGAGGCTTCCCACTTCTCGTTCGAGTTCGTTGGGTCGTTCGCCACGCTGGAGAGCGAGTACGGCGCGGACAACTACACGAACTGGTGGAATCTGAGCTACTACACCTACTTCCTCCTGCATCCTGAGGCAGACCCGGCAGCGCTCGGCGCGTCTATCCGCGAACTCCCGCGCCTCTACATCCCCGAGCAGGAAGATCGCAGTGGCTACCGGCAGTTTCTCTACCTCCAGCCACTCCCCGACATCCACCTGACGTCGCATTACCAGGACGAACTCGGCGCGAACAGCTACACGGCCTATGTGTGGGCGTTCGGCGCGATCGCCGTGTTCATTCTGCTCCTGGCCGTCATCAACTTCATGAACCTCGCCACGGCTCGGAGTGCGCAGCGGGCGCGCGAAGTCGGGATGCGCAAAGCCCTTGGCGCGGAGCGTAGCCAGTTGGCCTGGCAGTTCCTCGGCGAGTCGGTGCTCTACGCAGTCGCGGCGTTGCTCGTGGCGCTAGCACTCATCCAGATCGCGCTGCCGCTCTTCAACGGGCTCGCTGGCAAGGCGCTCACGGTGCCCTACGTCTCGCCGCTGTTGCCTGCGCTCGTTGCATTCGCGCTCGGGGTGGGACTGCTTGCCGGGAGCTATCCCGCCTTCGTGCTGAGCGCGTTCCGTCCGGCGGCGGTCCTCAAAGGGCAGCGCACCCCGAAAGGGCAGGGTGAGGGGTTACGCAAAGGCCTGGTCGTGTTCCAGTTCGCGGTGTCGATCGCGCTCGTCGTCGGTGCGTTGGTCGTCGGCCAGCAGTTGCGGTTCATGCAGACCCAAAACCTCGGCTTCGACAAAGACCGCCTCATCGCCGTCGACTTCGACGACGACGACGTAGTTGGCTCCCTGGATGTCTTCCGGGCCGCCTTGGAAGAGACGCCGGAAATCCGCTCGGTCACGTTCTCCAGCGCGGTCCCGGGCTATGAGATGCCTACGAACGTGATCGCGCGCGAACCGGGCATGACCGAGGCCGGCCAGACGTTCATCGTGCTGCCCGTCGAATACGACTTCGTGGAGACGTATGGCCTCGACGTGATGGCGGGCCGTGCTTTCAGCCGAGCACGGGCCGATTCGGCGTCGTTTATCCTCAACGAGACGGCGTTGCGGCGCCTTGGCTGGGCCGATCCGCAGGAGGCGCTCGGCGTCGAACTCACCCGTCAGTTTGGCGACACGCGAACCGTCGTGGGCGTGGTGAACGACTTCCACCTGAGCGGCTTGCAGGATGCAATCCCGCCGGTCGTGCTCTACTATCGTCCCGTCTGGTGCGATGTGGCAACGATCCGCGTGCAGACCGACGAGATCCCCGCCGCGCTCGCAGGCCTCGAAGCGGCGTGGGCCCGCCTCGCCCCCGACCGGCCGCTCGATTACGTCTTTCTCGACGACGACTTTGACCGGCAGTACCGCGCTGAGCGACGAATCGCGGCGGTGGTGCAACTCTTCACCGGCCTCGCGCTTGCGATTGCGTGTCTGGGTCTCCTCGGTCTGGTCTCGTTCACGACGCAGCAGCGGACGCAGGAGATCGGCGTGCGCAAGGTGCTCGGCGCGTCGGTGTCGAGCGTGGTCGTCTTGCTGACCAAGGACTTCACGCGGCTCATCGCTGTGGCCGTGTTGGTGGCCGCTCCGCTGGCCTGGTTCGGGATGGATCGGTGGCTCGACGGCTTCGCCTACCGCATTGCGATCAGTCCGCTCACGTTCTGCGTCGCTGGCGGCCTCGCACTGGCGGTCGCCTGGGCATCGGTGAGCTTCCTCACCGTCCGCGCCGCGCGGGCCAACCCCGTGGACAGTCTGCGGGCGGAGAGCTAAGACCAACTACGAGGAAGGATTGTACATCGCGGTAGAACGGCTCCCCCTGCCCTCCATCGCTTGCGCTCTTCGGGCGGTCCCCTCACGGCGTGAGGGGGACCATTTCGCGACCCTTCAGGGGGGGGACGGGGAGCCCTGGCGGCCTCAAACGCCACCAGACAGAAAATGGCGGAGGCGCTGGTTACGGCCAGCGCCCCCGCCAAGGGTGTCGATGAGGCGAGGCTCAGTCGTAGAGTTGGCCGCGGACGGCGCCAGCCGGGTAGGCCTCGGTGTGAACGTTGACGTAGTAGTTGGCTGGGTTGGCGAGGATGCGCTCGATCACGTCGCGCTCGGCCGTCACGCAGCCGATGAGGTTGGGCGGCGCGGGGACGGGGTTC from Bacteroidota bacterium encodes the following:
- a CDS encoding ABC transporter permease; the encoded protein is MFKNYLLVAWRSLRRQRSYAFINIVGLALGLTCCVLIAAYVWDELRYDRFHENADRIQRLRVERFAGDGSEELTVGSSPPMAPAAIETFPEIEAAVRIAERTYFVASGQTRLNEDDFLWADASFFEMFDGFALVHGDPARVLAEPYSVVLTATSARRYFGQDAPLSSLLGETLEVDEFELTVRGIAADPPEASHFSFEFVGSFATLESEYGADNYTNWWNLSYYTYFLLHPEADPAALGASIRELPRLYIPEQEDRSGYRQFLYLQPLPDIHLTSHYQDELGANSYTAYVWAFGAIAVFILLLAVINFMNLATARSAQRAREVGMRKALGAERSQLAWQFLGESVLYAVAALLVALALIQIALPLFNGLAGKALTVPYVSPLLPALVAFALGVGLLAGSYPAFVLSAFRPAAVLKGQRTPKGQGEGLRKGLVVFQFAVSIALVVGALVVGQQLRFMQTQNLGFDKDRLIAVDFDDDDVVGSLDVFRAALEETPEIRSVTFSSAVPGYEMPTNVIAREPGMTEAGQTFIVLPVEYDFVETYGLDVMAGRAFSRARADSASFILNETALRRLGWADPQEALGVELTRQFGDTRTVVGVVNDFHLSGLQDAIPPVVLYYRPVWCDVATIRVQTDEIPAALAGLEAAWARLAPDRPLDYVFLDDDFDRQYRAERRIAAVVQLFTGLALAIACLGLLGLVSFTTQQRTQEIGVRKVLGASVSSVVVLLTKDFTRLIAVAVLVAAPLAWFGMDRWLDGFAYRIAISPLTFCVAGGLALAVAWASVSFLTVRAARANPVDSLRAES
- a CDS encoding ABC transporter permease, which encodes MLKNYLIVALRALRRQPGHAALNITGLAVGIAAAVVLLLFVDHERSFDRHHEGAGDLYLVAERHVTPEDTYEWAATRTPVLPVIVDELPEVVAGSRWGWSQAWFAHGDTRLEVAIRYADPGLEASLTIPVLAGDLRAALTEPGRVAISASTAAKLFGDRLPEAVLGEVIDIDFGDASYTVAAIVADPPESTNFEFEALGPYATYIEQRGGARFGDNWASVTANALVRLVPGTDPAGLAGSLESIRTTYFQDAEGSDITVYLNPITTIRAEWAGNGTLLVLLAVIAGITLLVAVINFTNLATAQALRRSKEVGVRKAIGAGRRQLAAQFLGEALLTVSFALVLALVLVLTLVPTFNTVFETAIHFNALRHGPGLVALGGVLAVMAGAYPALVLSGLRPIETLKGRGPRRMSGAGVQRGLVVVQFALAVVLIAGTTTVWQQVQHLRSQDARFDTASVLRVPVLTEPLPEDGADAALTAARDRLLADSRIESVAFSTVVPSRYYVNFNSFGREGASFEELVRTRQATIGLDYVEAVGLSLLSGRGFRPSDALTREETGTRAVPVLLNETAAAAYGGVQPGDRIQNSGGQAHEVVGIVADFQYRTAAEGIEPLLHYFGDPEPSGYSSMVVRTQPGEAEAGMALLRAVWADLYPSLEFEGVFIDEAFNEFYEAQERVGLIVTLFAGIALALACLGLLALAAYAAQRRTKEVGVRKVLGASVTALVRLLVWDFARLVVVGAVVAIPIAYAGLDRWLDDFATRIDLGPVLFLLAGGTVLMAALLTIGGLAYRAATADPARTLRYE